The proteins below come from a single Vibrio cyclitrophicus genomic window:
- a CDS encoding TetR/AcrR family transcriptional regulator: protein MTEKKQGRRSAKDAEETRFLIMTVAADMFCEHGYDSVSLRNISEKAGVSHSLIRHHFGSKEKIWHAISDCLHGYFQSYIAKIMDELPKDAAPNITIYLFSMRLFSNMIHSRKPMQLITDSVRQKDNLVDYFIDNVGNVEKEINMLAEQYNEANPENLINIYEIKWQMIMYAHGAVCLTPFMESTWNEGEMQSTPEEALLKHWQLFNTQMLSTFNINEEWALNPTSIEELVYDVPCVWKCEQD from the coding sequence ATGACAGAAAAGAAACAAGGTAGAAGAAGTGCAAAAGACGCGGAGGAGACGCGATTTTTGATAATGACGGTTGCTGCGGATATGTTCTGTGAGCATGGTTATGATAGCGTTTCGCTTCGTAACATCAGTGAAAAAGCAGGCGTATCGCATAGCCTTATCCGCCACCACTTTGGTAGCAAAGAAAAGATTTGGCATGCTATAAGCGATTGTTTACATGGTTATTTTCAGTCTTATATTGCTAAAATCATGGATGAGCTTCCAAAAGATGCAGCGCCAAACATTACTATCTATTTATTTAGTATGCGCCTCTTTAGCAACATGATTCACTCACGTAAGCCGATGCAACTTATCACCGACTCTGTTCGCCAAAAAGATAACTTAGTTGATTACTTTATCGACAATGTTGGCAATGTTGAAAAAGAAATCAATATGCTAGCTGAGCAGTATAATGAGGCGAATCCTGAAAACTTGATCAACATTTATGAGATTAAGTGGCAAATGATCATGTACGCGCATGGAGCCGTATGCCTAACTCCGTTCATGGAAAGCACATGGAACGAAGGCGAGATGCAGTCAACACCTGAAGAAGCATTATTAAAACATTGGCAGTTATTCAACACACAAATGCTCAGCACGTTCAACATCAATGAAGAATGGGCACTGAATCCTACCTCGATCGAAGAATTAGTTTATGACGTACCTTGCGTATGGAAGTGCGAACAAGACTAA
- a CDS encoding efflux RND transporter periplasmic adaptor subunit, whose translation MQSNLSIETSLRKNALLAIATIMLAGSLTGCNKAQSEETIQVVKPVKLFEIPQQSDVDLDSFIAKVDATDRAALSFQVSGDIEIFSVRMGQEVKKGQVLAALDATDYRIALDAAQARFDLANSQFKQASKLYAKKLVSTDYYDQALNTFTAAEVELDQAKTNLGYTTLVAPFDGVVSMVFGKQYQLIAEKQPVLNILNHSEMDVTFSIPVSKLEDRSIQDLTSSNMWVVMDSHRGIRIPTRFKEISTQPDEDTNSYQAVVSIVKPDGINLLSGMTAQVEVQKSKSQLGIGIVDSAWLSRETNHGELWRYSPESQLISKVQVSLDPQGNVIDGLSPGDLIVEAGVDVLSEGQQVKAWQREGGI comes from the coding sequence ATGCAATCCAATTTGTCTATCGAAACTAGTTTAAGAAAGAATGCGTTGCTAGCGATCGCCACGATCATGCTTGCGGGTTCTCTAACTGGGTGTAATAAAGCCCAGTCCGAAGAAACTATTCAAGTTGTTAAACCTGTAAAGCTTTTTGAAATTCCTCAACAAAGTGATGTTGACCTAGATAGCTTTATCGCCAAAGTTGACGCAACCGATCGTGCTGCGCTTTCTTTCCAAGTTAGTGGAGACATTGAAATATTTTCTGTTCGAATGGGGCAGGAAGTGAAGAAAGGCCAAGTATTAGCAGCGTTGGATGCAACGGATTACCGAATTGCGCTTGATGCGGCTCAAGCAAGATTTGACTTGGCGAATAGCCAGTTCAAACAAGCTTCAAAGTTATACGCGAAAAAGCTAGTAAGCACTGATTACTATGACCAAGCTTTAAATACATTTACTGCCGCTGAAGTTGAGTTGGACCAAGCAAAAACAAACCTTGGTTACACCACATTAGTTGCTCCATTCGATGGCGTAGTGTCTATGGTGTTCGGTAAGCAATACCAATTAATCGCAGAAAAGCAGCCAGTGCTTAACATTTTGAATCACAGCGAAATGGACGTGACGTTCTCTATCCCGGTATCAAAGCTTGAAGACCGTTCTATTCAAGACCTAACCAGTTCAAACATGTGGGTAGTGATGGATAGCCACCGAGGCATTCGTATTCCCACTCGTTTTAAAGAGATATCGACTCAGCCCGACGAAGACACCAACAGCTATCAAGCGGTTGTGTCTATCGTAAAACCTGACGGGATAAATCTGTTGTCCGGCATGACTGCCCAAGTTGAAGTTCAGAAAAGTAAATCTCAGCTAGGCATCGGAATCGTTGACTCTGCATGGTTAAGCAGAGAAACGAACCACGGCGAGCTTTGGCGTTATAGCCCAGAGTCTCAATTGATTTCTAAAGTACAAGTATCTCTTGACCCACAAGGCAACGTTATTGATGGCTTGTCTCCTGGCGACCTTATCGTTGAAGCGGGTGTCGATGTTTTATCTGAGGGCCAGCAAGTCAAGGCGTGGCAACGTGAGGGCGGTATTTAA
- a CDS encoding efflux RND transporter periplasmic adaptor subunit, producing the protein MNLSKLSFVVASTLFLQACNSEADHREQPSLFVSTFEVGAPLTEQFRSFNGQVMPAELTPLSFKLPGEIKRVLVEAGDRVEKGQLLATLDNDTYLQGLTDAKSQFELASKQLARGTEMFSSKMLSQSEHDQLTANYKLASANLAAAERKLSYTELLAPFSGTVSTVDKQRFENVTPGETLLSLYQNEKVYVRIQVSDSILASISPNMRSNSYRPQATFGGHTGQYPLTYLEHTSELHPQSRTYEFWMQMPQPKNEVLPGTSVTVNVDMAKAGLSDVQGYELPMTTLQAGGEATQFFVWKLEDGQAFKSEVEVEKISGKGALVAHGVEQGDQLVNSNLRKLRDGIKLSGKAE; encoded by the coding sequence ATGAACCTTTCTAAATTATCATTTGTCGTAGCATCTACTTTGTTTCTTCAAGCCTGTAACAGCGAGGCTGATCACCGCGAGCAACCTTCTCTTTTCGTTTCTACCTTTGAAGTTGGTGCTCCTCTCACTGAACAGTTCAGAAGCTTTAACGGTCAAGTGATGCCTGCTGAGTTAACGCCTTTATCTTTTAAGCTGCCTGGTGAAATTAAGCGAGTCTTGGTCGAGGCCGGAGACAGAGTAGAAAAAGGGCAATTGCTCGCAACGCTTGATAACGATACCTACCTGCAAGGTTTGACGGACGCTAAATCTCAATTTGAGCTAGCGAGTAAGCAACTTGCGCGTGGTACTGAGATGTTCAGCAGCAAGATGCTATCTCAATCTGAACACGATCAACTAACCGCTAACTACAAATTGGCATCGGCTAACTTGGCTGCGGCAGAGCGTAAGCTGAGTTACACCGAGCTTTTAGCACCATTTTCTGGAACGGTTTCAACAGTAGATAAACAGCGCTTTGAAAATGTAACACCGGGTGAAACTTTATTGAGCTTGTATCAAAACGAAAAGGTGTATGTGCGAATTCAAGTCTCAGATTCAATCTTAGCGTCAATCAGCCCAAATATGCGGTCAAACAGTTACCGCCCTCAAGCGACTTTCGGTGGGCATACTGGTCAATATCCATTGACGTATTTAGAACACACCAGTGAATTACACCCACAATCTCGTACTTATGAATTTTGGATGCAGATGCCACAACCTAAGAACGAAGTTTTACCAGGTACAAGTGTTACGGTAAATGTAGATATGGCTAAAGCGGGTCTAAGTGATGTTCAAGGCTATGAATTACCCATGACAACGCTACAAGCTGGGGGTGAAGCAACCCAGTTTTTTGTATGGAAACTCGAAGATGGACAAGCGTTCAAAAGCGAAGTTGAAGTTGAAAAGATCAGTGGTAAAGGCGCACTTGTCGCTCACGGTGTTGAGCAAGGTGATCAACTCGTAAATTCAAATTTAAGAAAACTCCGTGACGGAATCAAATTGTCAGGAAAAGCAGAATGA
- a CDS encoding efflux RND transporter permease subunit, which translates to MNIAEYSIKNKVISWLFLVILAIGGVTSFGNLSRLEDPAFTIKDAMIISTYPGATSMEVEEELTYPLEKEIRQLPYIDKITSTSSSGMSQIMVSMKMDYGPDELPQIWDEMRRKINDLQPTLPSGVNSVQIIDDFGDVFGVMIMLTGDGYDSVELKQYADYLTREIELVEGVGKVSIAGDQQEQMFVEMSLERLAALNLDMSTVTSLLAQQNSVVSAGEVMLNGQSLTIRPNGTLNTVEELENLIIHGRDTGNLIRLKDVADVTRGIQEKPGNVLTYNGKQAINLGIAFSSGVNVVEIGNALDTELDRLESIKPAGVELNYFYNQAQEVDKSVADFLISLVEAVAIVIIVLLFAMGLRSGLIIGLVLLLTVFGTFILMDYNDVELHRISLGALIIALGMLVDNAIVVVEGILVGLKKGKTKLQAAKDIVTQTQWPLLGATIIAITAFAPIGLSKDATGEFMGSLFWVLCFSLFLSWVTALTLTPFLAEMLLKEEDKVDENEDPYKGILFVVFGVCLKVALRFRWLTVVSMVALLAVSVVGFGMVKQQFFPPSNTPMFYVDMWMPEGTDVRETIKQTEKVESYIRQQDNVEFVTTTVGQGMQRFALTYQPEKSYEAYSQLQIRTTDRDTMFEVLEELDKDLANQFEQPTFQFKLIEFGPSPASKIEARISGADPQILRSIAVQVEDILLADPGSRNVRHDWRERTKELVPLFNESKARRLGISKTDLSETLQMAFGGYNIGLLRDGTHMLPIVARLPEAERFDFESLNNVKIWSPSLQTYIPVEQVIDGVELQWSEPLIQRRDRKRTLTVLADHDVLGDETPASLFARVKPKVEALVLPAGYEISWGGEYESSKDAQESLFGSLPMGYLLMFIITMLLFNSVRKPLVIWFAVPLSIIGVSIGLLGTNMPFSFTAFLGLLSLSGMILKNGIVLLDQINTELSTGKDPYLAVVDSAISRVRPVSMAALTTILGMIPLVFDAFFGSMAITIMAGLGFATVLTLIVVPVMFAILYRIKPSTAGY; encoded by the coding sequence ATGAACATCGCAGAATATTCAATAAAGAACAAAGTAATCAGTTGGTTGTTTCTCGTCATTTTGGCCATCGGTGGTGTCACATCTTTTGGTAATCTATCCCGTTTAGAAGACCCAGCTTTTACCATCAAAGATGCCATGATTATTTCAACTTACCCTGGCGCCACATCAATGGAAGTTGAAGAAGAGCTGACGTATCCACTTGAAAAAGAGATAAGACAGCTCCCTTATATCGATAAGATTACGTCGACCTCATCGAGTGGCATGTCTCAAATAATGGTCAGTATGAAGATGGATTACGGTCCGGACGAGCTACCACAGATTTGGGATGAGATGCGTCGTAAAATTAATGATCTTCAACCTACGCTTCCAAGTGGTGTTAATTCTGTTCAGATTATCGACGATTTTGGTGATGTGTTCGGCGTCATGATTATGCTAACGGGGGACGGCTATGATTCTGTTGAATTGAAGCAATACGCTGACTATCTAACACGTGAAATTGAACTTGTAGAAGGCGTTGGGAAAGTCAGCATTGCCGGTGATCAACAAGAACAAATGTTTGTTGAAATGTCACTTGAACGCTTAGCTGCGTTGAACTTAGATATGTCGACCGTAACCTCTTTATTAGCACAGCAAAACAGTGTGGTATCGGCTGGTGAAGTGATGCTAAACGGTCAAAGCTTAACGATTAGACCTAATGGTACGCTCAATACCGTTGAAGAACTTGAAAACCTGATCATTCATGGTCGTGACACGGGTAACTTAATTCGCCTTAAAGATGTCGCTGATGTTACGCGTGGCATTCAAGAAAAGCCTGGCAATGTGCTTACTTACAACGGCAAGCAGGCTATAAACCTAGGTATCGCCTTTTCGTCAGGTGTAAACGTAGTCGAAATTGGCAATGCGCTTGATACGGAGTTGGATCGCTTAGAAAGCATTAAACCTGCCGGTGTAGAATTGAACTACTTCTATAACCAGGCACAAGAAGTAGACAAATCAGTTGCAGACTTTTTGATTAGCTTAGTTGAAGCGGTTGCTATCGTTATCATTGTGCTGCTGTTTGCAATGGGTTTACGCAGTGGCTTAATCATTGGTTTGGTACTTTTATTGACGGTGTTTGGTACCTTCATTCTTATGGACTACAACGATGTAGAACTGCACCGTATCTCACTGGGTGCACTGATTATCGCATTGGGTATGCTGGTGGATAATGCGATTGTTGTTGTTGAGGGTATTCTGGTTGGCTTGAAAAAAGGTAAGACCAAACTTCAAGCAGCGAAAGACATCGTGACACAAACACAATGGCCACTATTGGGTGCGACCATTATTGCTATCACAGCCTTTGCGCCTATCGGCTTGTCGAAAGATGCAACAGGTGAGTTCATGGGCTCGTTGTTCTGGGTACTGTGTTTCTCGCTATTCTTAAGTTGGGTAACGGCGCTAACATTAACGCCTTTCCTTGCTGAAATGTTGCTTAAAGAAGAAGACAAAGTTGATGAAAACGAAGACCCTTACAAAGGCATCTTGTTCGTTGTATTTGGTGTGTGTCTGAAAGTAGCGCTTCGATTTAGATGGCTTACTGTTGTCAGTATGGTTGCGCTATTAGCAGTTTCCGTAGTCGGCTTTGGGATGGTGAAACAGCAGTTCTTTCCACCATCAAACACACCAATGTTCTATGTAGACATGTGGATGCCGGAAGGCACTGATGTTCGTGAAACGATCAAGCAGACCGAAAAGGTTGAAAGTTATATTCGCCAGCAAGATAACGTGGAGTTTGTGACAACAACGGTTGGGCAGGGTATGCAACGTTTTGCGCTTACATATCAACCAGAGAAAAGTTACGAAGCGTACAGTCAGCTACAAATTCGAACGACTGACCGTGACACCATGTTTGAAGTGCTAGAAGAGTTAGACAAGGACTTAGCCAACCAATTTGAACAACCGACGTTCCAATTCAAATTGATTGAGTTTGGCCCGTCACCAGCTTCAAAAATAGAAGCACGTATTAGTGGCGCAGACCCACAGATACTTCGCAGCATCGCGGTTCAAGTAGAAGATATTTTGTTAGCGGATCCGGGATCTCGAAATGTTCGTCATGACTGGCGTGAACGTACTAAAGAGTTAGTGCCACTGTTCAATGAATCAAAGGCTCGTCGTCTTGGCATTTCAAAGACTGATTTGTCTGAGACGTTACAAATGGCATTTGGTGGTTACAACATTGGGTTACTGCGTGATGGTACTCATATGTTGCCTATCGTAGCGCGTTTGCCTGAAGCCGAACGTTTTGATTTTGAATCACTGAATAATGTGAAAATCTGGAGTCCATCGCTGCAAACATACATTCCCGTTGAACAAGTGATCGATGGGGTTGAACTTCAATGGTCTGAACCGCTGATTCAACGTCGTGACAGAAAACGCACGTTAACCGTACTTGCCGACCACGATGTGTTGGGTGACGAAACGCCAGCTAGCTTGTTCGCTAGGGTAAAACCAAAGGTTGAAGCACTCGTTCTACCTGCAGGTTACGAGATTAGTTGGGGTGGCGAGTACGAAAGTTCCAAAGATGCGCAAGAATCTCTATTTGGTTCACTACCAATGGGTTACTTGCTGATGTTTATCATCACAATGCTTCTGTTTAACTCGGTTCGTAAGCCGCTTGTGATTTGGTTTGCGGTTCCACTTTCAATCATTGGTGTTTCGATTGGTTTGTTAGGTACCAATATGCCATTCAGCTTCACTGCGTTCTTAGGCTTACTAAGTCTAAGTGGCATGATTTTGAAGAATGGTATTGTATTGCTTGACCAGATCAACACTGAATTATCAACCGGTAAAGACCCATACTTAGCGGTTGTGGATAGCGCGATCAGCCGTGTGCGACCGGTTTCTATGGCAGCGTTAACGACTATCTTAGGCATGATACCTTTGGTATTTGATGCATTTTTTGGCTCGATGGCGATCACCATCATGGCAGGCTTAGGTTTTGCTACAGTACTAACGCTAATAGTAGTACCAGTGATGTTCGCTATCCTTTATAGAATCAAACCGTCCACTGCGGGTTATTAG
- a CDS encoding EAL domain-containing protein: MQFIAKYQDLTLKSVYQPIFDCSMAQIGVEALVRLSNGKGEIVRPDHFFHSDETLCVDKINVERLSRAIHIRNFAQSKIRHLHLFLNVLPNVGELFAAEKVSDSLLAKRLHELNLSSSQIVMELVELNAESEERLKDAAHSLAQNGFQIAVDDFGTQASTEQRVRHINPHIIKIDRSVMLDFEKGNTREMTLVLELANQIGAKTVIEGIETQQQLVAMQSLGFDMYQGYHLAMPEPIELDIRLAI; encoded by the coding sequence ATGCAGTTTATTGCTAAATACCAAGATCTAACACTTAAAAGTGTCTATCAACCGATATTTGATTGTTCTATGGCTCAGATAGGCGTAGAGGCTTTAGTTCGCCTATCGAACGGCAAGGGTGAAATTGTTCGTCCTGATCACTTCTTCCATTCCGACGAAACTTTATGCGTTGATAAGATCAATGTAGAAAGGCTGAGTAGAGCTATCCATATCCGCAACTTTGCACAATCAAAAATTCGTCACTTACACCTGTTTTTGAACGTGCTCCCGAACGTTGGTGAGCTGTTTGCCGCAGAAAAAGTAAGCGACAGTCTGTTGGCTAAACGCCTCCATGAACTGAACCTATCATCGTCTCAAATAGTAATGGAATTGGTTGAACTTAATGCAGAAAGTGAAGAGCGCTTGAAAGACGCCGCCCACTCACTCGCACAAAATGGATTTCAAATCGCGGTCGATGATTTTGGAACACAAGCTTCAACCGAGCAACGCGTTCGTCATATCAATCCTCATATAATAAAAATAGACCGATCTGTTATGCTCGACTTCGAAAAAGGCAACACTCGTGAAATGACCTTAGTACTAGAGCTTGCTAACCAAATTGGCGCCAAGACCGTAATTGAAGGAATTGAAACTCAGCAACAACTCGTTGCAATGCAAAGTTTAGGCTTCGATATGTATCAAGGCTACCACTTAGCCATGCCAGAGCCGATTGAGTTGGATATACGCCTCGCTATCTAA
- a CDS encoding DUF2164 domain-containing protein — translation MTIQLDSKQKSELTDALQKYLQDEIDIEVGQFDTEFIVDFISKKFGAIYYNKGIEDAQKVMERKMLDIADELYEIEQIVEI, via the coding sequence ATGACTATTCAATTAGATTCAAAACAAAAGTCTGAGCTTACTGATGCTCTTCAAAAGTATCTGCAGGATGAGATCGATATAGAAGTAGGGCAATTTGATACCGAGTTTATAGTGGACTTCATCAGTAAAAAATTTGGTGCGATTTATTACAACAAAGGGATAGAAGATGCTCAAAAAGTGATGGAACGTAAAATGTTAGATATTGCAGATGAGCTTTACGAGATTGAACAAATCGTTGAAATTTAA
- a CDS encoding cytochrome b: protein MDNNVRNYNPLARAMHWISALAIFGLFGVGLWMVDLSYYSEWYKTAPDYHRSVGILLATVTVVRLLWKLVTTSPKVEGKSYEVAAAKIAHGFMYINLAVLFISGYLISTSDGRGIEVFNWFTVPSMGELFANQSDLAGTIHYYAAWVLIIMASVHALAAIKHHVIDKDDTLRKMIGASK from the coding sequence ATGGACAACAACGTTAGAAATTACAACCCTTTAGCACGAGCGATGCATTGGATTTCAGCTCTAGCAATTTTTGGCTTATTTGGTGTGGGCCTGTGGATGGTTGATCTTTCGTACTACAGCGAGTGGTACAAAACAGCACCAGACTATCACCGTTCGGTAGGTATTCTTTTAGCTACAGTGACCGTTGTTCGCTTGCTTTGGAAACTAGTTACCACGTCACCCAAGGTGGAAGGTAAAAGCTATGAAGTCGCAGCTGCTAAGATTGCTCACGGTTTTATGTACATAAACTTAGCGGTTTTATTTATTTCAGGTTATTTGATTTCTACATCAGATGGTCGCGGGATAGAGGTATTCAATTGGTTCACTGTCCCAAGTATGGGCGAACTGTTTGCAAACCAATCTGATCTTGCAGGAACGATTCACTACTACGCTGCATGGGTACTGATCATTATGGCATCAGTACACGCCTTAGCGGCGATAAAACACCACGTTATCGACAAAGACGATACGCTACGAAAAATGATAGGAGCTTCAAAATGA
- a CDS encoding YceI family protein translates to MNKSIIATGLAFAMAMPFAANAADYVIDTKGAHASVNFKVSHLGYSFIQGRFNTFSGDFSFDESNIEASKINVTIDTTSLDSNHAERDKHIRSSDFIDASKFSDATFNSTKVVDKGDGKLEVMGDLKLHGVTKPIVIEAEFIGAGQDPWGGERAGFVGTTRLELADFNIPVMGASSYVDMDLHVEGVKK, encoded by the coding sequence ATGAATAAGTCAATTATCGCTACAGGATTAGCATTTGCTATGGCAATGCCTTTCGCTGCGAACGCCGCTGATTACGTGATTGATACAAAAGGCGCACATGCTTCAGTTAATTTTAAAGTTAGCCACTTAGGTTACAGCTTTATCCAGGGTCGTTTTAATACGTTCTCAGGTGATTTTTCATTTGATGAAAGCAATATTGAAGCATCAAAAATAAATGTAACTATTGATACAACAAGCCTAGATTCAAACCACGCAGAACGTGATAAGCACATCCGTAGCTCTGACTTCATTGATGCAAGCAAATTTTCAGATGCCACTTTCAACAGCACAAAAGTGGTTGATAAAGGCGACGGCAAACTTGAAGTAATGGGTGACCTTAAACTTCATGGTGTCACTAAGCCTATCGTTATCGAAGCTGAATTCATTGGCGCTGGCCAAGACCCATGGGGTGGTGAGCGTGCTGGTTTTGTTGGTACGACTCGCCTAGAACTTGCTGACTTCAATATTCCTGTAATGGGCGCTTCAAGCTATGTCGATATGGATCTGCACGTTGAAGGTGTAAAGAAGTAA
- the focA gene encoding formate transporter FocA — MATGTSENHQLFSPTEMMAEAEKFALSKASKTSSMTLSLAIMAGAFIGLAFLFYITVTTGSADAGWGLSRLAGGLAFSMGLILIVICGGELFTSSVLSSISWANKQITFTKMLSIWGKVYVGNFVGAMFLLALVSAAGLYQLDGGQWGLNALNIAQHKLHHSPVQAFALGVLCNLLVCLAIWLTFSSANAMTKAMMTVLPVAMFVSSGFEHCVANMFMVPLGITIQAFAPESFWMQIGATPAQYADLNVVQFVTANLIPVTIGNIVGGSVLVGLANWSIYRRPQLKAAKITAITQTTEITSVKEITMNTATTIKQIMNTQPITLSVEMPTSVAIDTLLDAQLVSAPVCDVESRLVGIFSVHDVMVDLWCQDYIPTKGQKVVDLMSRDVVAIDANDKLVDVAEFLCIDKEQLYPTTSMGFATRLTSLSLEERAKAMKVSQPHMLPVLENGVMVGVLTRIEVMQALRPIYGDRLNVVPQAELETA, encoded by the coding sequence ATGGCAACAGGCACTTCTGAAAATCATCAACTGTTCTCACCAACAGAAATGATGGCGGAAGCAGAGAAGTTTGCACTAAGTAAGGCAAGTAAAACCAGCAGCATGACATTGAGTTTGGCAATCATGGCTGGTGCATTCATAGGGCTTGCTTTTTTATTCTACATCACGGTTACCACCGGTAGCGCTGATGCGGGATGGGGATTAAGTCGCTTAGCTGGCGGCCTAGCATTCAGTATGGGTTTAATCTTAATTGTTATTTGTGGTGGTGAGCTGTTTACCAGTTCGGTGTTATCAAGCATCTCATGGGCAAACAAGCAGATTACTTTCACCAAGATGCTTTCAATCTGGGGCAAGGTTTACGTAGGTAACTTTGTTGGTGCGATGTTCCTTTTGGCGTTAGTCAGCGCCGCAGGCTTGTATCAACTTGATGGCGGACAGTGGGGCTTAAACGCCCTTAACATTGCTCAGCACAAGCTACACCACAGCCCTGTTCAAGCTTTTGCTTTGGGTGTGCTTTGTAACTTACTGGTGTGTTTAGCAATTTGGTTAACGTTTAGTTCTGCGAATGCGATGACTAAAGCAATGATGACCGTATTACCCGTAGCGATGTTCGTTAGCTCAGGCTTTGAACACTGTGTGGCAAATATGTTCATGGTTCCACTAGGCATCACGATTCAAGCGTTCGCACCAGAGAGTTTTTGGATGCAGATTGGCGCGACACCAGCTCAGTACGCAGACCTTAATGTCGTGCAATTTGTTACCGCAAACTTAATACCAGTGACAATAGGCAACATCGTAGGTGGCTCGGTATTAGTCGGCTTAGCTAATTGGAGCATCTACCGTCGCCCACAACTTAAAGCAGCAAAAATTACAGCAATTACACAAACAACAGAAATCACGTCAGTTAAGGAAATCACTATGAACACAGCAACTACTATCAAGCAAATCATGAACACTCAACCAATAACACTTAGCGTAGAAATGCCTACCTCTGTTGCAATTGATACACTTTTAGACGCTCAACTTGTTAGCGCTCCTGTTTGTGATGTTGAAAGCCGCCTTGTAGGTATCTTCTCTGTTCATGACGTAATGGTTGACCTATGGTGCCAGGATTACATCCCTACTAAAGGTCAAAAAGTGGTAGACCTAATGAGTCGTGACGTAGTCGCTATCGATGCTAACGACAAGCTAGTCGATGTTGCTGAGTTCTTATGTATCGACAAAGAGCAACTATACCCAACAACAAGTATGGGCTTCGCCACTCGCCTGACTTCTCTTTCTCTAGAAGAGCGTGCAAAAGCGATGAAAGTAAGCCAACCACACATGCTTCCAGTGCTAGAAAATGGCGTGATGGTAGGTGTACTGACTCGCATTGAAGTTATGCAAGCACTGCGTCCTATCTATGGCGACCGACTAAACGTGGTTCCACAAGCTGAGCTAGAAACGGCTTAA
- a CDS encoding LysR substrate-binding domain-containing protein, with protein MRYSLKQLAVFDAVADSGSVSQAADKLALTQSATSMSLAQLEKMLGRPLFERQGKQMALTHWGMWLRPKAKRLLQDAQQIEMGFYEQHLLSGELKLGASQTPAEHLVPDLISIIDNDFPEMRISLGVQSTDAVIDGVLDYQYDLGVIEGRCDDNRVHQEVWCTDHLTVVASAHHPFAKRERVSLAQLEQAKWVLREHGSGTRKVFDSSIHHLIGDLDVWREYEHVPVLRSLVANGPYLTCLPYLDVEQFVESGQLVTLNVPELEMERTLSFIWRADMAENPLAECIKREGKRMMKGKRSVL; from the coding sequence TTGCGTTATTCATTGAAGCAACTCGCGGTATTTGATGCAGTAGCAGATTCCGGGAGTGTTAGTCAGGCAGCAGACAAGTTGGCGTTAACTCAGTCGGCGACAAGTATGTCTCTTGCACAGTTGGAAAAAATGCTTGGCAGGCCTTTGTTTGAAAGGCAAGGCAAGCAAATGGCCCTTACTCATTGGGGCATGTGGTTGAGACCAAAAGCGAAGCGTTTACTGCAAGATGCGCAGCAAATTGAGATGGGTTTTTATGAGCAGCATTTACTAAGTGGTGAGCTCAAATTAGGTGCAAGCCAAACCCCTGCGGAACACCTCGTCCCAGATCTCATCAGTATTATTGATAACGACTTTCCTGAGATGCGAATCTCACTTGGGGTGCAAAGTACGGATGCAGTAATAGATGGCGTATTAGATTATCAATACGACTTGGGCGTAATCGAAGGTCGTTGTGACGACAACCGTGTTCACCAAGAAGTATGGTGTACTGACCATTTAACGGTGGTTGCGTCGGCTCATCACCCGTTTGCCAAGCGAGAACGAGTAAGTTTGGCGCAATTAGAGCAAGCGAAGTGGGTATTACGCGAGCACGGCTCAGGTACCCGCAAAGTTTTTGATAGCTCTATTCATCATTTAATTGGCGATCTCGACGTTTGGCGAGAGTACGAACACGTTCCTGTTTTAAGAAGTTTGGTTGCAAACGGCCCATATTTAACGTGTTTACCTTATCTAGATGTCGAACAATTTGTTGAGTCAGGCCAACTGGTGACGTTGAATGTTCCTGAGCTAGAAATGGAAAGAACGCTGTCTTTTATTTGGCGTGCTGACATGGCAGAGAACCCACTCGCTGAGTGCATTAAGCGTGAAGGTAAACGCATGATGAAAGGTAAACGGTCGGTTCTGTAA